A region of the Phaseolus vulgaris cultivar G19833 chromosome 11, P. vulgaris v2.0, whole genome shotgun sequence genome:
CTTTTTGTTCTTAGTTGTAGCTAAAGTCCTTGTTGGGTTAGTTCGAAGAGCTAGCAAAATCGACTTGCTAACGGGCCTCAAGATTGGAAGGAAGGAGATAGAGGTGTGTATCCTCCAATTTGCGGATGATACTCTCTTCCTATGTGAAGACTCCCTTAATAACATGGTAACCTTGAAGGCCATCCTAATGGGTTATGAATTAGTCTCAGGATTGAAGATTAACTTCCACAAGTCAAAGCTAACGGGCTTTAATGTTCAAAGTAATGTTGTAGCTTATTACACAAAGACCTTGAACTGTACCCAGATGGGGTTACCGTTTAAATACCTGGGCCTTGAAGTGGGAGGTAACCCCAGGAAGAAGCAGTTTTGGAAACCGGTCAttaataagttaaaaacaaGGCTCAGTGTGTGGAAAGGGAGATTTTTAACCATGGCAGGGAGAATTTGCCTTATTAACTCTATTATAACCGCTATTCCTCTGTATTATCTCTCTCTTTTCAAAGCACCGAGCCCAGTCTGAAAGAGGATTACTAGTATCCAGAGAAGATTCTTATGGGGTTGGGGGAAAGTGAGCAAGCCAATCTATTGGGTAAGTTGGAAAGACGTATGCAGACCTAGAGAGGAGGGAGGACTGGGTTTAAGAGAAATATGTAAGTTTAATTATGCCCTCCTAGCTAAATGGAGATGGCGTTGTATCTCTCAAGAGGAAGGGAGGTGGAAAGAGATTCTGGTCTCAAAGTATGGGCTAGAGCCTGGAAATGCCCAAACACCTGTCAAACTTCAATCTTGGTGGTAGAGAGATCTTTCCAAAGTGTGCAAGGAGGGAGGAGGAAAAGGATGGTTCCAAGAAGAATTAAGTTGGGAACTAGGCTATGGAGACAAAGTAAAGTTCTGGGAGGAGGTGTGGGTTGGTAGTAATGGTCTTAAATCCATGTTCCCCAGATTGTATTCACTGTCCTAAATCAGGGCCAAACAGTGCGTGAAGTTGGTGTGTGGATTAATTCGGAATGGAGATGAAGTATGGGGTGGAGGCGTGCCAGATTTGAGTGGGAATCCACAATGGAAGCTGATCTTGCTACGTTGTTATCTGGGGCACCCATGAAAAAGAATGTCATGGATGTGTTGTTGTGGGGGAAGGAAGTACCAGGGATATTTACAGTGAACTCCGCTTATGAGCGCCTAGCTAAACAAACTAGAGGTACCCAATCTGAAGTGTTTTTTCTCGTTTGGAAGGCAAAGGCATTTCCAAATGTGGTAACAATAACTTGGAGAGTACTGCTGGATAGAATTCCAACAAGGGTGTGCTTGAGCAGGAAATGGTTGATGATAGATACGACGCTTTGTGCAATGTGTCAGGCCAAGGAGGAGTCATGCCAACATCTCTTTCTGGAGTATAAATATGCTCAAAGGGTTTGGTCCTTGTGCTTCAAATGGATAGGTATTTCTTTTGTTCAACAAAATGACTTAAACTCGCACTTCCTGAGTTTTTATCTGAGCAAAGCTAGTAAGAAGCAAAATCTGGTATGGAAAGGTGTTTGGGCATCAATTATTAGATGTATCTGGGATCAAAGGAACCTGATTGTATTCAAACAAGGGCTAGTAGATGCGGAGGAGGTGTTTCAAAAGGCTCAACTCAAATCCTTGTTCTGGATGAAGCCTAAAGTGCATTCCTTTATCCATTCCTTCGTAGACTGGGTTCTCAACCCAATGTTATGCATTAAAAGCTATAATTAGGATCTCAGGTGCCAAGAATAGTTAAGCTTATGGTGCAGTAGCTGGTTTGGGAAGAGGGTTGCACTATTGTTTTGTGGTTTTTAAGTTGTAGATGTAGGGGTACTAGTGTTTAATTCTATGGCCTGTGCTGGTATGCATACCTGGGTTGAGGTACTGGAGCTAGTGTTAGATGGAAGTGGGAATTATCCCAATTTACCCTGTTGCTGTGATGCTATGATGTTCTTTTGGTTTATCTGGGTTAAGGTTTTTGCATTGTATGGGAACCTTATGATTGGTTATCTATGAAGCCAGATATGGTTGTCGATGCTGCAATGGGTATGTAGGTGTGCACAGGGTCTGTGGAAGCAGTTCTAGAAGGTCATGTCAAGGCTGTTATATCTCTGTTTTTGCACGCAGTGTGACTTGGAGGGCTCCCAGTTTGCTATCACATTCTCACCTAGTTGGTTTGCTTTGTAATGGAAGAAGGAGAATAGTTGGAGGAGTTAACTGCAATGTCCAGAAGTTGAGGGTGTGGTGTGGTGTACTAACTTGATTTCATGGTTGCAAACACGAGTCACAGTTATGTTAGTCAAAGGAGGGGCTTGATGGAGCTGTTGTGCATAACAGGGAGCAGATGGAGCTATAGGGGTTTAATACTAAGTAAGGAGGTTTAGGAGGAAAAGGCTTGGAAGTGATTTGAAGAATATTTAGGAGACTTTAACTTCTGATATAGTCATCTCAGGATAAAGGGATCTAAGCTGGGAAATTATGTGGGATCCAAGTTAAAGAATCAACATCCAATCATTCTAAGAACGAGATGGGTTGTTGGCTTGGCTGCTAAACATGCTGGTAGGTTTTTAAGACAAACTGAATTCCATGTTGGATTTAAAGGCCTAATCAGCTGGCTATCTACAGAGTCTAATGTTAGAAACAGGGTGAAACTTATGCTCATTTTGGCGTATTCTGGTCTGGAGAAAAAAGGTGAGTGCATTGTTCTTTCCTGAAGTGATTTGAAGCTAAAGGAATATCAATGACTAGATGgaggtttcttttcttttggtgAGTTTCGGTGGTTTAGAAGTTGCAGATTGCAACTCTTGAAGCAGACCTTGCGAGGAAGGTGCTTGCTGGTGCAGGTGTTTCTTAGTTTATGCAGCAAATATCACTTTTCTAATGCTTTTGGGGTGTATTCGGAGACCTCTTAAGGTGGACTTTGGGTTGTGTAAAAGGGTTGGAATATCCCTATTATAtctctttaatttaatttcattctttgctgataaaaataaaattcttttttCTCTATGTTCTCTCTTATTCATTATGATTAGGGTTCTTGTTCTCACTGCTTCTCGCATCCAATATTGCTCTAATAGTTTggttcttgatttttttttatctaaagttaaaaaaatcgttattttattgtgattttaaaatgaatttttgaaatttaacaaaagttaaaaaaaatccgctatattttgttgagtttttaaaataatttttgaaagttaacaaatgttaaaaaaaacctccattaattaaattaatttctagaaTTATATTAATTTCCGCTAAATAATTTCCGTTaaaatcattttctattataCGCAATTATAATAATACACGTTTGTTTTGATAcaaatgttttaataatttttgttatatttttttctatatgttatgaaaatatatattaattaaagatttttttgttatttgagaaatatatatatatatataatatttttctatatgcattataagtattttatttattttattcattctttattaatacaaaataaataaaatctgcTAGCATTAGGTTGTTGCTCCCACATAGCAAAAAAGAAAAGTGTGTGAGCCCCCACAGTAGTAGCAAGTGTCGTTCATTATTGCTCATTTACCACCCCTTTCTTTAACTAATTTTTGGACcagatttaattaattttattaggtTGTATATGGCAATAAAAAGTTAAAGTTagttaatttagaatttaagatttaagatttatttaattttaaaaaaatattttttataaaaaaatatttaaattattattttattttacgttcttttaaattaaaatatttatacataatattttataatattagttgcatttttaaataaatatatattcacatttttttataatattttatttatttgatatttttatagaaaaaaatatttaataaatatttggttgtgattatgaataaaaactatttttctatCATATGGAAGAATAAAAAGTAAATCCAAAAAAACTAAATACCACAATTAATACAAGTAAAAAGCTGAAAAtctagaaattaatttaaaaagttcTATAAATGCTATCTCGTGCTAAGCTATGTTAGCATCCAATTCTACTATTCACTCATCATTCATATTCAAGTTGCTCCAATGTCTTTGGCAAGTGAGAAAGAAGCAAATGAAGAAAATGAGTTCATCCTCTCCCTTCCCAAGGAGACGGGTTTGAATTTCACTCCCTATCTCCATCTATTTCAAGATTTTTGGTGCCCAACAGATTATGTTCATGGAGTGAACaagtttcaaaaacattttgatGCAAAAGACAATGATGTTTTTGTTGCTAGCTTTCCAAAGTCAGGTACTACCTGGTTGAAAGCTCTTACTTTTGTAATTGCAAACCATCAACGTTTTTCCTCTTTCGACAACCATCCATTACTCTCTTCCAATCCTCATGAACTTGTGCCCTTCCCTGAATTTATGTATTCTTATGATTTGCATGACCAAATTCTTTCCCTCTCCAACATGAGTGACCCAAGACTTCTTTCTACTCACCTACCATTCCCTTCATTACCTGAATCCATCACAAAATCCAATTGCAAGATCATTTATATACGTAGAAATCCATTTGATACTTTTGTTTCAGCATGGGAATTCTTTACTAAAATAAAGTCAGTGTCTTTACCTGAATTCACTTTGGAGGAAGCATTTGAAAAGTATTGCAACGGGATAACCATGTTTGGTCCATGGTGGAGTCATATGTTAGGTTACTGGAATGAGAGCAAAACTAGACCAAACAAAGTTTTGTTCTTAAGGTATGAAGATCTTAAAGAGGATACAGTTTTTCATGTGAAAAGAATTGCAGAGTTCTTGGACTCTCCTATCATTCAAAGAGGAGAGAGTTCCACAGTGATTGAAAACATAATCAAACTATGTGGATTTGAGAAAATGAAAGATTTGGAAGTGAACAAATCAGGATCTATATTCGATGTTGTTGAGAAGAAAACTTTCTTCCGGAAGGGTGAAATAGGAGATTGGATTAATTACTTTTCTCCTTCTATGATAGAAAAGTTATCCAAAATCATTGAAGAAAAATTAGGTGGATCAGGTCTATCATTTAAAGTGCATTCTTAGATTCCAATGTAATATGCGAGTCCACAATAGCCAACATGTTGTATTGTGTAGAAAAAATGATATTAAGATACTTACTTTTCATAAATAAAGATGTGTTTTTACACTTTGGATAAATAAAGAACTATGTTTTTTATAGCTTTCgaccaataaaaaataattatctacCTTCGAACTTCTAAAACGACAAATAAACGTTGGTTATGCGTCGATCAAGAAGTCGACGAGAAAAGCGTGGAAGTAAAGTTAATTTGTGTCGATCATTGAGAATGACACAAATAACATGGATTAAACCGAAGtgagacaaacacaaatattgTCAGCCTAATCGATGTAAACGAGGATGAAATATCATTAGTTAGACCGATGTAAATGTATCAAAAAGACTAGAATACGTCGATTATGCAGAACGCAAAAAGCTTCATGGATCTATCCTATTAGAAAAATTTTCATTCAATTGGGTTACTTCTTGGGTCTTGAGCTTGTGTATGGACTCATTTTAACAAAAGTCCcccattaattaaatcaatttctagattatattaaaattcaCAATAAGTTTCGTTAAACCCTTTTACTTTTGTAGTGATATTTGTATGCAATTATAATAATACACGTTTATTTTCTTGGAGCTATGAATTGGTTTGATGAAGAGAAAGCACAAAATCTATCTTCTTCGTTGGCTAGACGTGTTAACAAGTGGACCAtgacttttattttctttaaaaaaaattgttttacaatGGACTTATaggttttattttctctttcatttATGTGAAAAAGACTATAactcttattttaataataatcattATTGTAATAATCTATCTCcaaaaatttaactaattttccaattcttttcatataaatagtattttaaagtaatattttactttattatatcATTAATAGTGAGGTTTTCCTGATAAATAATTTGATGACAATGTTAGTCTCTAAGCCGTTTTCTGATACATATCATTTAATGTAATATTTtcctttattatattattaatagttaGACTTTTCTGTGATGAATGATTTCATGACCATGTTATTCTCTGAACTGTTCTCATCAAATATAGCTGTTACatgtttctttatttatattataaaaatatatgttagtTGAAGaagatgtatttttttatttgaaagaaACATATATATCTAATGTTAACATAAcatcttataaatattttatttaatttattcattttttatcaataaaaaaaaaaaaaagagtgtgtGAGCATTAGCTTGGTGTCCCCATTGCAGGTGTTGTTCATTATTTCTCATTTACCCCACCTATCAATTATATGTCTGTTTGCATTTTTGTCTCattcaattaataataataataataataataataataataataataataataataataataataataataataataataaaaagtttagTTTTTGGACCAGATTTAGTTTGCATTTTCAAAAAGTTTAGTTTTTGGCTGTTTGAGTTTTTATGATAAACATTAAATTTATGGTCAGTTTTTGGTATTAACtaatttaacttattatctCATCCTCATCTCTGCCACATCTTATCCCTATCTGTTTATCTATGTCCTATAATTTAATTGGTTCAGCTTTGTTTATGAATTCCAAAACTTTCTATTACAATTGACAATGTCACCCTTAAAAATTCAATTCacacaaaataaaatctaaaattacataccaattattacatacggataaaaattcgtatgtaaaatgaatgttatatatgaatatttacGTATAGATTTTAATCCGTATgaaagatatttaaaatttaattaaaaaaacagaaattattacatatagatataatctgtatgtaagatattcaaaaatttaattaaaaaaaactgttaCATACAGATATAATtcatatgtaatttattttaaatttaattaaaaaataaaaaaaaatcatacatatGGATTATATTCATATGTAATGTATTAaagatttaattttaaaaaaattattacatacgAATTAAATAGGTATGaaacttatttcaaatttaattaaaatataacaaaaaatgtTACCTACGGAATATATctgtatataatatattaaaaatttaattaaaaaattgttacaaGCGGATTAAATTTGTAtgtaacttattttaaatttaattaaaaaataacaaaaagtgTTACGTACGGATTATATCTATGTGTAATGCAAGCAACAATGCCTTCTTGTAAGTGAAGTTTTAGAACAAAAAGCGCAACTTTGGCATAAAAGGTTTGGTCATATGAAATTTCAAGGACTTTGCAAACTTGTCAACAAGCATTTGATAATCGGTCTACCTCCTCTAAAGTCTCTCAAACGAAATATGTACCTCGTGTATCACTGGAAAAAAACATAGGGACAATATACCGAGACAAAGTTCTTGGAGAGCCTTGAGGAAACTCCAACTAATTCATGCCGATGTGTGTGGTCTCATTTCGCCCTCATCTCACAGCAACAAAAGATacattttgagttttattgatgattattctcgTAAGACATGGGTTTACTTTCTACATTCAAAATCTGAAAcatttaatgcattcaaaagtTTCAAAGCTCGTGTGGAAAAAGAAGCCAACTTTTCCATTATCTGTCTAAGAACTGATAGAGGTGTTGAATTTACATCTGAGGAGTTTGAAAATTACTACAATGATCAAGGGATTTCAAGACAAAAGATCACAGCTTACACTCCACAACAAAACCGGGTTGCAGAGAAAAAGAATCGCACTATTCTGAATGCAGTCCTGGCAGTTTTACATTAGAAATGTTTTCCAAAATTGTACTGGCCTGATGTTGTCTGGTGGTGTGTTCACGCCCAGAATTGAAACCCATCATTTGCAATAGATCACCAAACTCTAGAAGAACTTTGGAGTGGTGTCAAACCACATGTGGGCTACTTTCGAATATTAGGTTGCATTGGTCACATTCATATTCCAGATCATAAGAGGAGCAAGTTAGATGATAAAATTCAATCGTGTATACTTCTAGGGTTAAGTGAAGATTAAAAGCTTAAAAACTATACAATCCTATTAACAATAAAGTCATCAAAAGCAGGGATGTAGTGTTTGAGGAGGACAAAAGCTGGAACTGGCATGACAATATAAAGGAGTGCATGGATGATACACTTAATACTCGAGAAGGTGAACCCCCAGTTCTTGAAGATACATTAGTAGACTCTACCCCACATGTTCCAGTAAGTCATGACACTAGTTCAAAACCACTGATCAATCTTGATTCAGACTCAGAATCTCATCACCCTTTAGCTGAAGGGAGGGCAACAAGACATAGGCGACCACCTGCATGGATGACCGACTATGAAACTAAACTCTCGATAGTAGAAGAGGAAGAGAGTTTACTAGCCATGATGAATCTGAAGATCCTCCCTCATTTGAAGAAGCCCACACAAATCCAAAATGGAAAGATGCAATGTACGGTGAAATCAacacaatagaaaaaaaaaaaaaaccacacATGGGAAGTCGTGGATCTTCCAAAAAGGAATTACGCCTATTGGAGTGAAGTGGATATTTAATACCAAACTCAATGAAAGTGGTCAGATCGATAAATATAAGGCCAGATTGGTGGCCAAAGGTTATGCTTAGAGGTTCAGAATCGGCTATACAGAGGTTTTTGCCCCAATTGCTCGACTTGATACGGTGCGAGTCTTACTAGCCTTTGCAGCTTAAAGCACACAAGAAGTCTTTCAACTTGAcgtaaaaaatgttttcttacATGGTGAACTTTAAGAAGAAGTGTTTTTCCAGCAACCTGAAAGATTTATCAAAAAAGGCAAAGAAAATCAAGTGTATCGGCTCAAGAAAGCTCTTTATGGGATTAAACAAGCTTCACGAGCTTGGTATAGCAAGATTGAAGCATATTTTGCCAAAGAACACTTTGATTGATGCCCTAGCGAACACACCCTATTCATTAAAAGAATTCATAGTAATATTGTAATCGTCAGcctatatgttgatgacataatTTTCACTAGAAATAGTCGTCAAATGTGTGAGGACTTCAAGAAGTCGA
Encoded here:
- the LOC137823403 gene encoding cytosolic sulfotransferase 15-like, encoding MSLASEKEANEENEFILSLPKETGLNFTPYLHLFQDFWCPTDYVHGVNKFQKHFDAKDNDVFVASFPKSGTTWLKALTFVIANHQRFSSFDNHPLLSSNPHELVPFPEFMYSYDLHDQILSLSNMSDPRLLSTHLPFPSLPESITKSNCKIIYIRRNPFDTFVSAWEFFTKIKSVSLPEFTLEEAFEKYCNGITMFGPWWSHMLGYWNESKTRPNKVLFLRYEDLKEDTVFHVKRIAEFLDSPIIQRGESSTVIENIIKLCGFEKMKDLEVNKSGSIFDVVEKKTFFRKGEIGDWINYFSPSMIEKLSKIIEEKLGGSGLSFKVHS